The sequence AAAGCGGCGATACGCACCCTTGTGCGAACCGGCTCAAGGGTCTTGGGTGGGACGAGCGTCTGTCGGGTCGGCCCATCCGAAGCCGGCCCGACGGCATGGATGGAATCTCAGGAGGATCCCGACATGTCCGATTCGGCGAGTGACTGTACGGAGCCACGCCGCTCCACCGTCACCGAGGCCGAAGTGGAGGCACTGGTCCGCGGCATCTGCTTCAAGACCGGACCGCCCCGCTTCCTCGGTGTGGAACTCGAATGGCTCGTCCACGAGCCGCGCTCCCCGCGGCTCCCCGTACCACCAGAACGTCGCGAAGCGGCCTTCGCCGCAGTGCGGGCACTGCCCCTCAGCTCGGCGGTCACCGTCGAACCGGGCGGCCAGCTGGAGCTCAGCTCCGCACCCGCAGCCTCCCTCATGGAGTGCATCGCATCCGTCTCCGCCGACCTCGACGCCGTACGCGCGGTACTGCGCGAGGCGGGTCTCGCCCTCAGCGGACTGGGCCAGGACCCCTGGAACGAACCCACCCGGTTCCTCCATGAGCCGCGCTACGACGCCATGGAGACCTGTCTCGACCGCACGGGCCCCGAGGGCCGCGCCATGATGTGCTCCTCCGCCTCCGTCCAGGTCTGCCTGGACGCCGGGTACGAGGAGCCCGGACCGCTCGGTCTCGGGCGGCGCTGGTGGCTGGCGCACCAGCTGGGCGCGGTACTGGTGGGCGCGTTCGCCAATTCCCCGATGGCCCGCGGCCGGCCCACGGGCTGGCGCTCCACCCGGCAGTCCCTGTGGGCCGCGATGGATCCGGGCCGCACCAGCGCCCCGCCCCTCGACGGCGACCCTCGGGCCGCCTGGGCGCGGCACGTCCTGGACGCGCCGGTGATGTGCGTACGGGCGCCCAGCGGGCCCTGGGACGTGCCGGAGGGCCTGAGTTTCCGGGACTGGACGCGGTCCGACGCACCACCCGGCCGGGAGGATCTCGACTACCACCAGACGACCCTGTTCCCGCCGGTGCGCCCACGCGGGCACCTTGAGCTGCGCATGATCGACGCGCAGCCGGGCGACGACGGCTGGATCGTGCCGCTGGCCGTGACGACGGCACTGTTCGACGACGCGGAGGCCGCCGAGACCGCCTACCGGACGGTTAAACCGCTCGCCGAGCGGGCCGGCTCACTGCCCGCCCCGCTCAACGCGCTGTGGACCACCGCCGCCCGCTCGGGCCTGGCCGATCCCGAGCTGCGGGAGGCGGCCGTGACCTGCTTCGCGGCGGCGGCCGACGCGCTGCCCCGGATCGGCGCGAGCACCGAGGTGCGGCGGGCGGTCGCGGAGTTCACCGACCGCTATGTGGCCAGGGGCCGCTGTCCGGCCGACGACCTGCTCGACCGTGCCGCCGACTCCGGTCATCCGCAGCACGGCACACTCCACGGCACGGAACAGGCCGCGGGGCAGAGCACGGAACAGCACACGGAACGGCGCACCGAACAGCGCACAGAACACCTGCTCAGCGGGAAGGACCTCCGCTCATGACCGACCCCGGTACCGGCATCTCTCTCGACGACCCGGAGACGCTCAGGAAGCGTGCGCTGGCGGCGCTGCTCGCGGCCCGTGAGCGCACCGCGCTGCTGACCTCCTGCGTCGAGGACCCCGAACTGACCGCGCAGCACTCGCCGTTGATGTCCCCGCTGGTGTGGGACCTCGCGCACATCGGCAACCAGGAAGAACTGTGGCTGCTGCGGACCGTCGCGGGCCGTGACGCGATGCGGCCCGACATCGACGGCCTGTACGACGCGTTCGAGCACCCGCGTTCCGAGCGGCCCTCGCTTCCGCTGCTGCCGCCCGCCGAGGCCCGCAGCTATGCCGCCGAGGTACGCGGACGGGCACTGGACATCCTGGAGAGCACCGCGTTCCAGGGCACCGGCGCCCCGCTGACCGAGGCGGGCTTCGCCTTCGGCATGATCGCCCAGCACGAACAGCAGCACGACGAGACCATGCTGATAACCCATCAGCTCCGCAGAGGGCCGGTGGCGCTGACGGCACCGGACCCGATGCCCGTCCCCGCGTTCACCGGACCGGCCGAAGTGCTGGTCCCGGGCGGCCCGTTCACGATGGGCACGTCCACCGAGCCGTGGGCGCTGGACAACGAACGGCCGGCGCACGCGCGTCTGGTGCCGCCGTTCTTCATCGACACCACCCCGGTGACGAACGAGGCGTACCAGGCGTTCATCGCGGACGGCGGCTACACCGACCGGCGCTGGTGGGCACCGGCCGGCTGGTCCCACATCCGGGAACACTCCATCGAGGCACCGCTGTTCTGGCGGCGCGACGGCGGGCAGTGGCTGCGGCGGCGCTTCGGCGCCACCGAGGTCGTACCGCCGAACGAGCCCGTCCTGCACGTCAGCTGGTACGAGGCCGACGCGTACGCGCGCTGGGCGGGGCGGCGGCTGCCGAGCGAGGCCGAGTGGGAGAAGGCCGCCCGGCACGACCCGGAGACCGGCCGCTCGACGCGCTACCCGTGGGGCGACGCCGACCCCACACCCGAGCACGCCAACCTCGGCCAGCGCCATCTGCGCCCGGCCCCGGCGGGCAGCTACCCGGAGGGTCAGTCACCCCTGGGCGTACGGCAGCTGATCGGTGACGTGTGGGAGTGGACGTCCAGCGAGCTGCTCCCCTACCCGGGCTTCCACGCCTTCCCGTACAGGGAGTACTCGGAGGTGTTCTTCGGCTCCGAGCACAAGGTGCTGCGCGGTGGCTCGTTCGCCGTGGACGCGGTGGCCTGCCGGGGGACGTTCCGCAACTGGGACTACCCGGTCCGGCGGCAGATCTTCTCCGGGTTCCGTACCGCCCGGGACGCCCCCGCGGACAGCGTCTGATGTGCCGTCATCTGGCATACCTGGGGCCCGAGGAGCCGCTGGGGCGGCTCCTCGTGGACCCGGCACACAGCCTGTACCGCCAGTCCTGGGCGCCCCGGCGCCAGCGGCACGGGACCGTCAACGCCGACGGTTTCGGAGTCGGCTGGTACGCCGAGGGTGATCCTGTGCCCGGGCGCTACCGGCGCACCGGGCCCATCTGGGGCGACCAGTCCTTCGCGGACCTCGGGCGGGTGGTGCGCTCGGGCGCGCTGCTCGCCGCGGTGCGCGACGCGACCCTGGCCGGGGCGGACGGGGAGGCCGCGGCGGCCCCGTTCGCCGCGGGCACCTGGCTGTTCAGCCACAACGGCGCGGTCGCCGGCTGGCCGCGCTCGCTGGCCCCGCTGGCCCGCACGCTGCCCGCCGCGGACCTGCTGTCGATGGAGGCGCGCTGCGACTCGGCGTTCGTCTGGGCGCTGGTCCTCAACCGGCTGCGCGGCGGCGACGAGGAGGGCCAGGCCCTGGCCGACACGGTTCTCGACGTCGCGGCGGCGGCCCCCGGCTCCCGCCTCAACCTGCTGCTCACCAACGGCGAGGTGATCGCCGCCACCGCCTGGGGCGACACGCTCTGGTACCTGACCGAGCCCGGCCGGCGCACCGTCGTCGCGTCCGAGCCGTACGACGACGATCCGCACTGGCAGGAGGTGCCGGACCGGACGCTGCTCGCCGCGAGCCGCACGGACGTCCTGCTCACCCCGCTCAAGGACATCGACGAACACCTGGCATCCGCACCAAGAGCATCCGTACCCAGCAAGGAGCCCAGTACGTGAGTCCGTTCCTGGTCACCCGCACGCTGCCCGAGGACGCCACGGACGCCGCCCTGCGCGCCGACGTCCTGCACGGCCTGACCCGCACTCCGAAGACGCTCCCGCCCAAGTGGTTCTACGACGCGCTCGGCAGCGAGCTCTTCGAGAAGATCACCGCGCTGCCCGAGTACTACCCCACCCGCGCCGAGGCCGAGATCCTCGCCGGCCGCGCCCCCGAGATCGCCGCCGCGACCGGCGCCCGCACCCTGGTCGAACTGGGCTCCGGCTCGTCCGAGAAGACCCGGCACCTGCTCGACGCGCTGCCCGCCCTGCACACCTATGTACCGGTGGACGTGAGCGAGAGCGCGCTCACGCAGGCCGGTGAGGCGCTGCTCGCCGAGCGTCCCTCGCTCGCCGTGCACGCGCTGATCGCCGACTTCACCAAGGACCTGGCACTTCCGGACACTCCCGGGCCGCGGCTCGTCGCGTTCCTCGGCGGCACGCTCGGCAATCTGCTGCCCGCCGAACGCGCCTCGTTCCTGGCGTCCGTACGTTCCCTGCTGTCGCCCGGCGACGCGCTGCTCCTCGGCACCGACCTGGTGAAGGACGAGTCGGTGCTCGTCGCCGCCTACGACGACTCCGCCGGGGTGACGGCCGCGTTCGACAAGAACGTGCTGAGCGTCGTCAACCGCGAGCTCGGCGCGGACTTCGATCCCGACGACTTCAGCCATGTCGCCCGCTGGAACGCCGAGGAGGAGTGGATCGAGATGCGGCTGCGCGCCCGTTCGGCGCTCACCGTCAAGATCCCCGCGCTCGACATCGCCGTGGAGTTCGCCGAGGGCGAGGAGATGCGCACCGAGGTGTCGGCGAAGTTCCGTGAGGAGGGCGTACGCGCGGAGCTGGCCGCGACCGGATTCGAACTCGCCCACTGGTGGACGGACACCGAGGGGAGGTTCGCGCTGTCGCTGAGCACGGCCCGGTGACAGCCGCCGGACCGGCGCCCGCGGTGACTCCTGTCCCCCGGGCCCACATCTCGCGGTCCCCCGTCTCGTGGGGCACCGTGGAACGACACGTGGCACACGGGCCACGGCGGAGAGGAGCACCCGCATGTCCGACCACACCTATCGGGTCACCGAGATCGTCGGTACCTCGCACGAGGGAATCGACCAGGCGATCCGCAACGGGGTCGCCCGGGCCTCGCAGACGCTGCGCAACCTCGACTGGTTCGAGGTCACGCAGGTGCGCGGACAGATCGAGGACGGGCAGGTCAAGCACTACCAGGTCGGCCTGAAGGTCGGCTTCCGCCTGGAGGACTCGGCCTGACGACCGCCCGCCGACGGCCCCGGCCGGCCCGCACATGGCACGGGCCGGCCAGTGGCACGGCGGGAACGCCA is a genomic window of Streptomyces sp. NBC_00414 containing:
- the egtA gene encoding ergothioneine biosynthesis glutamate--cysteine ligase EgtA encodes the protein MSDSASDCTEPRRSTVTEAEVEALVRGICFKTGPPRFLGVELEWLVHEPRSPRLPVPPERREAAFAAVRALPLSSAVTVEPGGQLELSSAPAASLMECIASVSADLDAVRAVLREAGLALSGLGQDPWNEPTRFLHEPRYDAMETCLDRTGPEGRAMMCSSASVQVCLDAGYEEPGPLGLGRRWWLAHQLGAVLVGAFANSPMARGRPTGWRSTRQSLWAAMDPGRTSAPPLDGDPRAAWARHVLDAPVMCVRAPSGPWDVPEGLSFRDWTRSDAPPGREDLDYHQTTLFPPVRPRGHLELRMIDAQPGDDGWIVPLAVTTALFDDAEAAETAYRTVKPLAERAGSLPAPLNALWTTAARSGLADPELREAAVTCFAAAADALPRIGASTEVRRAVAEFTDRYVARGRCPADDLLDRAADSGHPQHGTLHGTEQAAGQSTEQHTERRTEQRTEHLLSGKDLRS
- the egtB gene encoding ergothioneine biosynthesis protein EgtB: MTDPGTGISLDDPETLRKRALAALLAARERTALLTSCVEDPELTAQHSPLMSPLVWDLAHIGNQEELWLLRTVAGRDAMRPDIDGLYDAFEHPRSERPSLPLLPPAEARSYAAEVRGRALDILESTAFQGTGAPLTEAGFAFGMIAQHEQQHDETMLITHQLRRGPVALTAPDPMPVPAFTGPAEVLVPGGPFTMGTSTEPWALDNERPAHARLVPPFFIDTTPVTNEAYQAFIADGGYTDRRWWAPAGWSHIREHSIEAPLFWRRDGGQWLRRRFGATEVVPPNEPVLHVSWYEADAYARWAGRRLPSEAEWEKAARHDPETGRSTRYPWGDADPTPEHANLGQRHLRPAPAGSYPEGQSPLGVRQLIGDVWEWTSSELLPYPGFHAFPYREYSEVFFGSEHKVLRGGSFAVDAVACRGTFRNWDYPVRRQIFSGFRTARDAPADSV
- the egtC gene encoding ergothioneine biosynthesis protein EgtC, giving the protein MCRHLAYLGPEEPLGRLLVDPAHSLYRQSWAPRRQRHGTVNADGFGVGWYAEGDPVPGRYRRTGPIWGDQSFADLGRVVRSGALLAAVRDATLAGADGEAAAAPFAAGTWLFSHNGAVAGWPRSLAPLARTLPAADLLSMEARCDSAFVWALVLNRLRGGDEEGQALADTVLDVAAAAPGSRLNLLLTNGEVIAATAWGDTLWYLTEPGRRTVVASEPYDDDPHWQEVPDRTLLAASRTDVLLTPLKDIDEHLASAPRASVPSKEPST
- the egtD gene encoding L-histidine N(alpha)-methyltransferase translates to MSPFLVTRTLPEDATDAALRADVLHGLTRTPKTLPPKWFYDALGSELFEKITALPEYYPTRAEAEILAGRAPEIAAATGARTLVELGSGSSEKTRHLLDALPALHTYVPVDVSESALTQAGEALLAERPSLAVHALIADFTKDLALPDTPGPRLVAFLGGTLGNLLPAERASFLASVRSLLSPGDALLLGTDLVKDESVLVAAYDDSAGVTAAFDKNVLSVVNRELGADFDPDDFSHVARWNAEEEWIEMRLRARSALTVKIPALDIAVEFAEGEEMRTEVSAKFREEGVRAELAATGFELAHWWTDTEGRFALSLSTAR
- a CDS encoding dodecin, whose translation is MSDHTYRVTEIVGTSHEGIDQAIRNGVARASQTLRNLDWFEVTQVRGQIEDGQVKHYQVGLKVGFRLEDSA